A genomic stretch from Thermodesulfatator atlanticus DSM 21156 includes:
- a CDS encoding glycosyltransferase, translating into MKKKFRFHGGAEQYLKRLLNALTKENSFDIHLLSQTWDEKVTPNVVIHTLPKIKAPLSDLVFALQVKGFLKKYKFDLVFSFDRILSDCVYRASDGCHLKWLAQKAKFSSKIKGLDIKYNIKHKSIAWLEKQCLKKARKIIANSRMVKNDFKTVYNREIAKNIVVIYNGIDVNYFDPNKIALSKCDIKRKDEIILGFIGSDFFRKGLGLLLKALSNMSLKARLVVIGRDKKQKHYQRLVKKLGLQERILFLGAQKDIRPYLKNIDVFVLPTLYDPFANTCLESLSFNVPVVTSTFNGAHEIIDEGADGMIASLDVNDLSRKIEKACKIKSFSREKIINHFKIEDKTKEIVKLIKENTSYVS; encoded by the coding sequence GTGAAGAAAAAATTCCGCTTTCACGGCGGAGCAGAACAATATCTCAAAAGATTGTTAAACGCCTTAACAAAAGAGAATAGTTTTGATATTCATCTCTTATCTCAAACCTGGGATGAAAAAGTTACTCCAAATGTAGTAATTCACACGCTACCTAAAATTAAGGCCCCCTTATCAGACTTAGTTTTTGCTCTTCAAGTAAAGGGTTTTTTAAAAAAATATAAATTTGATTTGGTTTTTAGTTTTGACAGAATCCTTTCTGATTGTGTATATAGAGCGTCAGATGGTTGTCATCTTAAGTGGTTGGCACAAAAAGCAAAGTTTTCATCAAAAATAAAAGGGTTAGATATAAAATATAATATAAAACACAAGTCAATAGCTTGGTTAGAGAAACAGTGCCTTAAGAAGGCAAGAAAAATAATTGCTAACTCCCGGATGGTAAAAAATGACTTTAAAACCGTTTATAATAGAGAGATAGCTAAAAATATCGTAGTTATATACAACGGAATTGATGTTAACTACTTTGATCCGAATAAAATTGCTTTGTCTAAATGTGATATTAAAAGAAAAGATGAGATAATTCTTGGTTTTATAGGAAGCGATTTCTTTCGCAAGGGACTTGGGCTTCTTTTAAAGGCTTTATCAAATATGTCTTTAAAGGCCAGACTTGTTGTTATAGGAAGAGACAAGAAACAGAAACATTATCAGCGTTTAGTCAAAAAGCTCGGGTTGCAGGAAAGAATTCTTTTTCTAGGAGCACAAAAAGATATAAGGCCATATCTGAAAAATATTGATGTATTTGTTTTACCAACGCTTTATGATCCTTTTGCAAATACTTGTCTTGAATCGTTATCTTTTAATGTTCCCGTTGTAACTAGCACTTTTAACGGAGCTCACGAAATTATTGATGAAGGTGCAGATGGGATGATTGCTAGTTTAGATGTAAATGATCTGTCAAGAAAAATAGAGAAAGCTTGTAAAATAAAAAGTTTTTCTAGAGAAAAAATAATAAATCATTTTAAAATAGAAGATAAAACTAAAGAGATTGTAAAGTTAATAAAAGAAAATACTAGTTATGTTTCCTAA
- a CDS encoding glycosyltransferase family 9 protein, which translates to MFPKKVTSFFVRRYISVFNKKRVIPLDEFQGDIYRILVISNTALGDTIMSTPAVKSIKMSFPRAKIVCLIHRNYVDLFSNMSIIDKIIPYYGGYKRFFSTITHIKEEKYDACLILHGNSPQDIEIALLSGAKIILKSKPNRDSMAYLSYVQKELPIHAIRKRLLLVKLMGGEKFTEKMEIGELNNKTFLKRAERSISNREGIIIGFQLGASHWSRAWPPEYFSNLAELISQNFEKFKIVLFGNKNEQKLADLFFKHVKKYFCEKIIDLTGKLSIAELPYYLKRLDLLVTPDTGPLHLAIALKVPTVSLFALSKPEDTGPIQDLEIHKVIFKPEGLKYLKKKRKDNTNEAMKLITPKEVMYAIEEIIQRRVSCV; encoded by the coding sequence ATGTTTCCTAAGAAAGTCACAAGTTTTTTTGTTCGTAGATATATTTCCGTTTTTAATAAAAAAAGAGTCATTCCTTTGGATGAGTTCCAAGGAGATATATACAGGATTTTAGTGATTTCTAATACAGCACTTGGTGATACTATTATGTCAACACCAGCTGTTAAAAGTATTAAAATGTCCTTTCCAAGGGCAAAAATCGTTTGTCTAATACATAGAAATTATGTGGATTTGTTTTCAAATATGTCTATTATAGACAAGATAATTCCTTATTATGGCGGATATAAGAGATTTTTTTCTACTATAACCCATATAAAAGAGGAAAAATATGATGCCTGCTTGATATTGCATGGAAACTCTCCTCAAGATATAGAAATTGCTTTACTAAGTGGAGCTAAGATAATTTTAAAAAGTAAGCCGAATAGAGATTCTATGGCATATTTGTCTTACGTTCAAAAAGAACTCCCCATACATGCTATAAGGAAAAGGCTTCTATTAGTAAAGTTAATGGGGGGGGAGAAATTTACAGAAAAAATGGAAATTGGAGAGCTGAATAATAAAACTTTTTTAAAAAGGGCAGAAAGATCTATCTCTAATAGAGAAGGGATTATTATAGGATTTCAGTTAGGAGCTTCTCATTGGAGCCGAGCATGGCCGCCAGAATATTTTAGTAATTTGGCAGAACTAATATCACAAAACTTTGAAAAGTTTAAAATTGTTTTGTTTGGGAACAAAAATGAACAAAAATTAGCCGATCTTTTTTTTAAACATGTCAAGAAATATTTTTGTGAAAAAATTATCGACTTAACAGGGAAGTTATCTATTGCAGAACTGCCATATTATCTCAAGCGATTAGATTTATTAGTTACTCCGGATACAGGTCCTCTTCATCTTGCCATTGCGTTAAAAGTGCCTACGGTATCTCTTTTCGCCTTAAGTAAGCCAGAAGATACAGGTCCCATTCAGGATCTTGAAATTCACAAGGTAATTTTTAAACCTGAAGGTCTAAAATATTTGAAAAAGAAAAGAAAGGACAACACTAATGAAGCCATGAAACTTATAACTCCTAAAGAAGTGATGTATGCAATAGAGGAAATAATACAACGAAGGGTGTCATGCGTATAG
- a CDS encoding glycosyltransferase family 4 protein, whose protein sequence is MRIGIYNVTTANKTGGIETFCWEVANELNRQKVYAEIITGIGEHVKYPELPIKMFSYISREKIPNLGNRFKKFGERLSFFLLGGRKHLANFDCLILLKPFDFFVASYVKRLNPNIITFFISGGEDFYFFDRRFSSKVDIMAAVSNANAEIISSRYKRKVHVVYNGVNINQFRFNLKHRELLRKKYNFNQKKVLLSVGRIVGWKGYQLVIKALPKLNEYVYVLIGKGPYLSELQKLCQDVGVSEQVFFLGEREHKDLPAFYSMADIFVQPSIGHEAFGITVVEAMSCGIPVVGSNNGGIREIIRDGYNGYLFRPKDVNDLVAKIEMAEKNWENLSKNCVKHVSENFTWSKTAQKIIELIRGHMRYGN, encoded by the coding sequence ATGCGTATAGGAATTTATAACGTAACTACGGCAAATAAAACTGGTGGAATTGAAACATTTTGTTGGGAAGTTGCAAACGAACTAAATAGACAGAAAGTATATGCTGAAATAATCACTGGAATAGGGGAACATGTCAAATATCCCGAGCTCCCGATTAAAATGTTTTCTTATATTTCAAGAGAGAAAATACCAAACTTGGGAAATCGGTTCAAAAAATTTGGGGAAAGGCTAAGTTTTTTCTTGTTAGGAGGAAGAAAACATTTAGCCAATTTTGATTGTTTAATATTACTAAAACCTTTTGATTTTTTTGTGGCCTCTTATGTAAAGCGATTAAATCCTAATATAATTACTTTTTTTATTTCTGGTGGAGAGGATTTCTATTTTTTTGATCGTAGATTTTCCTCTAAAGTAGATATAATGGCTGCTGTTAGTAACGCTAATGCAGAGATAATTTCAAGTAGATACAAAAGAAAAGTTCATGTAGTTTATAATGGGGTTAATATAAACCAATTTAGATTCAATCTTAAGCATAGAGAACTATTGAGAAAAAAATATAATTTTAACCAAAAGAAGGTTCTTCTGAGCGTTGGTAGGATCGTAGGCTGGAAAGGCTATCAATTAGTTATAAAAGCACTCCCTAAGCTTAATGAGTACGTTTATGTTTTAATTGGGAAAGGGCCTTATTTGTCTGAATTACAAAAACTTTGTCAAGACGTTGGGGTTTCAGAGCAGGTATTTTTTCTCGGGGAACGGGAGCATAAAGATTTGCCAGCCTTTTATTCCATGGCCGATATCTTTGTCCAGCCCAGTATCGGTCATGAGGCATTTGGAATAACCGTAGTTGAAGCTATGAGCTGCGGGATACCGGTAGTCGGAAGTAACAACGGAGGAATTCGCGAGATCATCCGCGATGGCTATAATGGCTACCTTTTTAGGCCGAAGGATGTAAATGATCTAGTTGCTAAAATTGAAATGGCTGAAAAAAATTGGGAAAATCTCTCAAAAAATTGTGTAAAACATGTATCAGAAAATTTCACCTGGTCTAAAACTGCACAAAAAATTATAGAGCTTATAAGAGGACATATGAGATATGGTAATTAA
- a CDS encoding O-antigen ligase family protein — translation MVIKSKVNLDYILAFFLFAGIWSSFSEHLTTIKTISAIAGYVFIVYFLAVKKYFPRFDKSIFLLVLAFFVSLTISALFSADPLYSFKWIKKTYWVPLSLVGIFLFIRDKNLKIKTVLLAFIFTFFINNFYFFYKTIQVSHTVNIFSPKFIPDRNYSFYVPIFLPFALAGIIYFSNMLLRIVILVEITFGLILLVLTGARGAYLSCMLEIILFILFVVHFLYKRYFLKYERQTIIKLIAIPLLVMLIGFAALLNHPKVKAAFHRGLSPNGRDQIIADRFPVIFKHHPILGLGYGRQLYFRFLEEHNVPKRFGHYDKKEGRYVYHSDEGIYLQTIIRQGLLGFFVFIPLFVLSLKRSFVLSFRKSYDLNIKVFYFSLFLVMFCHYFLRGFIETLDLGGFILFTLFISEKIWDHG, via the coding sequence ATGGTAATTAAATCTAAAGTTAATTTAGATTATATTTTAGCATTTTTTCTTTTCGCTGGCATATGGTCGAGTTTTAGTGAACATTTAACGACTATAAAAACTATTTCTGCTATCGCTGGATATGTTTTCATAGTTTATTTTCTAGCGGTTAAAAAGTATTTCCCTAGGTTTGATAAATCTATTTTTTTGTTAGTCCTAGCATTTTTTGTATCGCTTACTATTTCAGCCTTATTCTCTGCTGACCCTCTATATTCGTTTAAGTGGATAAAGAAGACTTATTGGGTTCCCCTGTCATTGGTAGGTATTTTCCTGTTCATTAGAGATAAAAACCTTAAAATCAAAACGGTTTTATTAGCTTTTATTTTTACTTTTTTTATAAATAATTTTTATTTTTTTTATAAAACTATTCAGGTGTCCCATACTGTTAATATTTTTTCTCCAAAGTTTATTCCAGATCGTAACTATTCTTTTTATGTCCCTATATTTTTGCCTTTTGCCCTGGCAGGGATTATTTATTTTTCAAATATGCTATTAAGAATAGTAATTCTAGTCGAAATTACTTTTGGTCTTATATTATTAGTGCTAACTGGGGCAAGAGGAGCTTACTTATCTTGTATGCTAGAAATAATTTTATTTATTTTATTTGTAGTTCACTTTCTTTATAAGAGATATTTTCTTAAATATGAGAGGCAAACAATTATCAAGTTGATAGCCATTCCTCTTCTTGTTATGTTGATTGGATTTGCTGCGTTGCTTAATCATCCTAAAGTCAAAGCCGCCTTTCATAGAGGATTGTCTCCCAACGGAAGAGACCAAATTATTGCCGACAGATTTCCTGTAATTTTCAAACATCATCCCATACTAGGACTTGGTTATGGAAGGCAGCTTTATTTTCGTTTTTTAGAAGAGCACAACGTTCCTAAAAGATTTGGTCATTACGATAAAAAAGAAGGACGCTATGTATATCATTCTGACGAGGGGATATATTTACAAACTATAATACGTCAGGGGCTTTTGGGATTTTTTGTTTTTATACCACTTTTTGTTTTAAGCCTAAAAAGATCTTTTGTTTTATCATTTAGAAAAAGCTATGATCTAAATATAAAGGTATTTTATTTTTCTTTATTTTTAGTTATGTTTTGTCATTATTTTCTTAGGGGATTTATTGAAACTTTAGATTTAGGAGGTTTTATCCTTTTTACGCTTTTTATTTCCGAGAAAATTTGGGACCATGGCTAA
- a CDS encoding glycosyltransferase family 4 protein — protein MAKKRLKVALIYPEPLPSQKARSVSFVYTAASLAKMDLDVDLFIEKSGTREEIEKIYNVDLSGVCINHIYRRMLCFKSNAIFNFFIKRKIVCYDILYLRHLKTAYAVIKNRKRRQNYKIIYECHELFSETVRSPKSKERLLNYEKFVLENADVVAFVNNTIANSCSKQFNIKNKHTVYNASRFDFDFMPKDFSEISSVYYIGSLYDWKGIGELVTAIYAINNRYDLKFHIIGGPEENLLKMKQDLIVNRLNKNIKLVSFKNFTEIKEILKRQKVFIIPNNPNYIENKFSLPIKLFEYLSSSSLVICSATPPIKEIVTHGYNGFLYDPREPESLIKVFEEIFAMSPEERQKIAFNAWKSSRTFDDRAKELYELFHNVVEKNA, from the coding sequence ATGGCTAAAAAAAGGTTAAAAGTAGCACTGATATATCCTGAACCTCTTCCTTCTCAAAAAGCAAGAAGTGTTTCTTTTGTCTATACTGCTGCCAGTCTTGCGAAAATGGACTTAGATGTAGATCTCTTTATCGAAAAAAGTGGCACCAGAGAAGAGATAGAAAAAATTTATAACGTAGATTTGTCTGGTGTGTGTATTAATCACATTTATCGTCGAATGCTTTGTTTTAAATCTAATGCTATATTCAATTTTTTTATAAAGCGTAAGATTGTATGCTATGATATATTATATTTAAGACATCTGAAAACAGCATATGCGGTAATAAAAAATAGAAAAAGGCGACAAAATTATAAAATTATTTACGAATGTCATGAGCTTTTTTCTGAAACAGTAAGGAGTCCTAAGTCGAAAGAAAGATTGCTAAATTATGAAAAATTTGTTTTAGAAAATGCAGATGTAGTTGCATTTGTTAATAACACTATTGCTAATAGTTGTTCTAAACAATTTAATATCAAAAATAAACATACCGTTTATAACGCTTCTCGATTTGATTTTGATTTTATGCCTAAGGACTTTTCGGAAATTTCTAGTGTTTATTATATTGGTAGTTTATATGACTGGAAAGGAATTGGAGAATTAGTCACGGCAATATATGCTATCAATAATAGATATGACCTTAAATTTCATATTATAGGCGGACCAGAAGAAAACCTTTTAAAAATGAAACAGGACTTAATTGTTAACAGACTAAATAAAAATATAAAATTAGTGTCGTTTAAAAATTTTACTGAAATAAAGGAAATACTAAAAAGACAAAAAGTATTTATAATTCCTAATAATCCAAATTATATAGAAAATAAATTTTCATTGCCTATAAAATTATTTGAGTACTTATCCTCGTCTAGTTTGGTAATTTGTTCTGCGACTCCCCCCATTAAGGAAATTGTCACGCATGGCTACAATGGTTTTCTATACGACCCTCGTGAGCCGGAATCTCTAATAAAGGTTTTCGAAGAAATATTTGCTATGAGCCCTGAAGAGAGGCAAAAAATCGCCTTTAATGCCTGGAAAAGTTCTCGAACTTTTGATGACAGAGCAAAGGAACTATACGAACTTTTCCATAATGTTGTAGAAAAAAATGCATAG
- a CDS encoding glycosyltransferase family 4 protein produces MHRQLKILHTEASLGWGGQEIRVLKELVAFQERGYSVALAAPEESKIAKKAKKHNIKVFEIPIHQRSLKITLNLRNIVQKHNIDIIHTHSSRDSWHGLFVKKLTNKILVRTRHLSTPVKRNFFSKILYSSADYLITTGRHIKEYFITVFPEISSRIESIPTGIDIEKFCPNSDLPFFKKGEVVLGCVSVLRSWKGHRYLIPAFKELVQKVSDIKLIIVGDGPQRNNLINMVKELGLTEKVEFLGYQEDIPDILAVIDIFIHPSTGHEGVPQAVLQALAMKRPVIATNVGAIPEVIIHKQTGILIPPANPGEIKNAIFWMMKNPDLAKKLGENGRKLVEEKYSLDKMVDKIEKIYQELIRS; encoded by the coding sequence ATGCATAGGCAGCTAAAAATTTTACATACAGAAGCGTCATTAGGGTGGGGGGGGCAAGAGATCAGAGTTTTAAAGGAACTCGTTGCTTTTCAGGAAAGGGGTTATTCGGTTGCTTTGGCCGCGCCAGAAGAATCAAAAATAGCAAAAAAAGCTAAAAAACATAACATCAAAGTCTTTGAGATCCCTATACATCAAAGATCTCTCAAGATCACCTTAAATTTGAGGAATATCGTTCAAAAGCATAATATCGATATTATTCATACACATAGTAGTCGAGACAGTTGGCACGGTCTTTTCGTAAAGAAATTGACTAATAAAATATTGGTTAGGACTCGACATCTATCAACTCCTGTAAAAAGAAATTTCTTTAGTAAGATCCTTTATTCTTCAGCCGATTATTTAATTACCACAGGCCGACATATTAAAGAATATTTTATAACCGTTTTTCCAGAAATTTCTTCAAGGATAGAGTCCATTCCAACCGGTATTGATATCGAAAAATTCTGTCCTAATAGTGATCTTCCGTTTTTTAAAAAAGGGGAAGTAGTTTTAGGTTGTGTGTCTGTTTTGCGTAGCTGGAAAGGACATCGGTATCTAATTCCGGCCTTTAAAGAACTCGTTCAAAAAGTTTCAGATATAAAATTAATAATAGTTGGGGATGGTCCCCAAAGGAATAACTTAATTAATATGGTTAAGGAACTTGGATTGACGGAAAAAGTTGAATTTTTGGGGTATCAAGAAGATATTCCGGATATCTTGGCCGTAATTGACATTTTTATTCATCCTTCAACAGGACATGAAGGGGTCCCTCAAGCAGTCCTTCAGGCATTAGCAATGAAAAGGCCTGTAATAGCTACTAATGTAGGGGCAATTCCTGAAGTTATAATCCATAAACAAACCGGGATTTTAATTCCTCCAGCTAATCCAGGAGAGATAAAAAATGCTATTTTTTGGATGATGAAAAATCCTGATTTAGCTAAAAAACTTGGGGAAAACGGTCGCAAACTAGTAGAAGAAAAATATTCTCTTGATAAGATGGTTGATAAAATAGAAAAAATCTATCAAGAGCTAATTAGGTCTTAA
- a CDS encoding glycosyltransferase family 2 protein, translating into MKKNLSIVLITFNSERYLSKVLKSCIFAQEIVIVDSGSTDNTEKIAREFGARFIPHEWLGFGRQKQFAVEQARNDWVFVLDSDEIIPEELQHEILDVLVEPQFKAYKVPRLNYFFGKPIKTCGLYPDYTIRLFNRKFARFSDDAVHEKVLYDGPLGKFKNYLIHFAYESVDEFIEKQNRYSSLARKPNRLKAIFSPKWTFFQKFILQRGFLDGWHGYLIAKLYSQYTFWKYVKT; encoded by the coding sequence ATGAAAAAAAATCTTTCGATAGTGCTTATAACTTTTAATAGCGAACGTTATCTTTCAAAAGTTTTAAAGTCCTGTATATTTGCCCAGGAGATAGTGATTGTTGATTCCGGCTCCACAGATAACACAGAAAAAATCGCGAGAGAATTTGGCGCGCGGTTTATTCCCCATGAATGGCTTGGCTTTGGTAGGCAGAAACAATTTGCCGTAGAGCAAGCCCGAAATGACTGGGTTTTTGTGCTTGATAGCGATGAAATTATCCCTGAAGAATTACAGCACGAAATATTAGATGTTTTAGTTGAACCACAATTTAAGGCCTATAAGGTCCCGCGTCTAAATTATTTCTTTGGCAAACCCATCAAAACTTGTGGCCTTTATCCTGACTATACTATCCGCCTGTTTAATCGCAAATTTGCAAGATTTAGCGATGATGCGGTTCATGAGAAAGTTTTATACGATGGCCCTTTAGGAAAATTTAAAAATTATTTGATTCATTTTGCTTACGAAAGTGTAGATGAATTCATAGAAAAACAAAACCGCTACTCAAGTTTGGCCAGAAAACCTAATCGCTTAAAGGCTATTTTTTCACCCAAATGGACTTTTTTTCAGAAATTCATCTTACAGCGAGGCTTCTTAGACGGCTGGCACGGATACCTAATTGCCAAACTTTATAGTCAATATACTTTCTGGAAGTATGTTAAGACCTAA
- a CDS encoding ABC transporter ATP-binding protein, protein MKKTILKLWFLIRPYWPLIFVSILFSSIASIFSGSIAWLVKPVLDRIFLEKNYIYLKLIPLGIVGIYFLRGLAVFLQAYFMRIAALRLVNDLRQKIYEKILNLPVGLATRETSGRLISRVINDTSLLEGALTDIFRTFFLEGLTVLILVGVAFWRRWDLTLFAFTVFPLVAIASRKLAQKTHRVRHLAQQEMANVTNCLAEGLSGLKDVKIFQQENYMKRRFNQAVEAFYRFSLKLTKYNEGTKFVVNLLAGVGGGLVFAYGGHLIIIKVITPGDFFSVLTAILMIFNPIKKLSSAYNKAHDALAAVERLEEVLKLPQEKEGQKEVNAVKKGFRYEKVTFCYPNTEEPALRGVNFFIPAGKIVALVGPSGAGKTSLVSLLPRFYDPTSGRVTLDDTDLRELKLSSLRRLIGIVSQDIILFNVSVAENIAFGKPGATREEIIRAAKMAHAHEFIQELPQGYDTILGEKGVDLSGGQKQRIAIARAILKDPPVLILDEATSHLDTVSERLVHEALEKLMQGRTTIIIAHRLSTITKADIIAVMDKGNIVATGKHDELLQKSELYQRLYSSFQE, encoded by the coding sequence ATGAAAAAAACTATTTTAAAATTATGGTTTTTAATAAGGCCTTACTGGCCTCTCATTTTTGTCTCCATTCTCTTTAGCAGTATCGCTTCTATTTTTTCGGGCTCTATAGCCTGGTTGGTAAAGCCTGTTCTTGACCGCATTTTCCTTGAAAAAAATTATATTTACCTCAAACTCATCCCCCTGGGGATAGTGGGAATCTATTTTTTGCGCGGGCTTGCAGTCTTTCTACAGGCCTATTTTATGCGTATAGCTGCCCTGAGGCTTGTAAATGACCTCAGGCAAAAAATATACGAGAAGATTCTAAACTTGCCTGTAGGACTTGCCACCAGAGAGACTTCCGGGCGCCTTATCTCACGCGTAATAAATGATACTTCTTTGCTTGAAGGGGCCCTAACTGACATCTTCCGCACTTTCTTTCTCGAAGGCCTTACGGTTTTGATCCTGGTGGGAGTGGCTTTCTGGCGCAGGTGGGATCTTACCCTGTTTGCCTTTACGGTCTTTCCTCTAGTGGCCATTGCTTCGCGCAAGCTGGCCCAAAAGACCCACCGCGTGCGGCACCTGGCTCAACAGGAAATGGCAAACGTCACTAATTGTCTGGCCGAGGGGCTCTCCGGGCTTAAAGACGTAAAAATTTTTCAACAAGAAAATTATATGAAAAGACGCTTCAACCAAGCAGTGGAGGCCTTTTATCGTTTCTCGCTAAAGCTTACTAAATACAATGAAGGGACAAAATTCGTGGTAAATCTCCTGGCCGGGGTGGGAGGGGGGCTTGTCTTTGCCTATGGCGGCCATCTCATTATTATCAAAGTTATCACCCCAGGAGACTTTTTCTCGGTACTTACCGCAATCCTTATGATTTTTAATCCCATAAAAAAACTCTCTTCGGCCTACAACAAGGCCCATGACGCCCTGGCCGCAGTGGAAAGGCTCGAAGAAGTATTAAAGCTTCCCCAAGAAAAAGAAGGTCAAAAAGAAGTTAATGCTGTTAAAAAGGGCTTTCGCTATGAAAAGGTAACATTTTGTTATCCCAACACCGAAGAGCCAGCCCTGCGCGGGGTCAACTTTTTTATTCCTGCAGGGAAGATCGTGGCCCTGGTAGGCCCTAGTGGTGCAGGGAAGACTTCGCTTGTTTCCCTCCTCCCCCGCTTTTATGACCCAACTTCTGGTCGTGTTACACTTGACGACACCGACCTTCGCGAGCTTAAGCTTTCTTCTCTCAGGCGTTTAATAGGTATAGTATCCCAGGACATCATCCTGTTTAACGTCTCCGTGGCGGAAAACATTGCCTTTGGCAAGCCCGGGGCTACCAGAGAGGAAATTATCAGAGCGGCCAAGATGGCCCACGCCCATGAGTTTATCCAGGAGCTACCCCAGGGATACGATACCATTCTGGGGGAAAAAGGCGTTGATCTCTCTGGGGGTCAGAAACAGCGCATAGCCATAGCACGGGCCATTTTAAAAGATCCCCCTGTACTTATTCTTGATGAGGCTACCAGCCATCTTGATACTGTTTCTGAGCGATTGGTACACGAGGCCCTGGAAAAGCTAATGCAGGGAAGGACGACCATCATCATTGCCCATCGGCTTTCTACTATAACCAAAGCCGATATAATAGCCGTGATGGATAAAGGAAATATTGTGGCTACCGGCAAACACGATGAACTTTTGCAAAAAAGTGAGCTTTACCAGAGACTATACAGCAGTTTCCAAGAATAA
- a CDS encoding cation diffusion facilitator family transporter, with protein sequence MATKTQQIKTEGQVLARVAAFAAIFNLCLAASKYLLSKFSGSLSLQADAIHSLTDVIGSISVFLGLKFADRKSKDFPYGLYKLENLASLVTSFFIFAAAFEIIHSVISEESVLEAQRVPVAAGGLLAITIALWLFSRWELKIAKKSGSPSLAADAEHMKTDLFSSAIILIGLIGGAIGFPWLDHIAAIIISIFIIHTGWEIMIDSLKVLLDAGIEPEVAARIAEIIRSFPEVKEIKRLTGRRSGRFSFVEAEIILDVRTLDEAHEIVTIMEEEIYDQFPEIDRVVIHFEPPKIEKLVIAIPLDEKKNFSGHLACAPAFLILEIDCSQKPGEVKGEYVLENPYFKEDRHRGALVAEWLKEKGVNTFIVPVKEPSCKGLLYALDSLGIKIYFKPEISLEQLKKDPPCPETSH encoded by the coding sequence TTGGCGACTAAGACGCAACAGATAAAAACCGAAGGGCAGGTTCTTGCCCGGGTAGCTGCCTTTGCAGCAATTTTTAATCTTTGCTTAGCAGCAAGCAAATATCTCCTGAGTAAATTTTCAGGAAGTCTTTCCCTGCAAGCAGATGCCATTCATTCTTTAACTGACGTTATTGGCTCGATATCTGTATTCCTTGGATTAAAATTTGCCGATCGCAAAAGCAAAGACTTTCCCTACGGCCTTTATAAATTGGAAAATCTCGCGTCACTGGTTACCTCCTTTTTTATTTTTGCCGCGGCATTTGAAATAATTCATTCGGTTATAAGCGAAGAAAGTGTGCTAGAGGCCCAGAGAGTTCCTGTTGCTGCCGGGGGGCTTTTGGCCATAACTATTGCACTTTGGCTTTTCTCGCGCTGGGAACTAAAGATCGCCAAAAAATCAGGCTCACCAAGCCTGGCTGCTGACGCGGAACACATGAAAACAGATCTTTTTAGCTCGGCTATTATACTGATTGGTCTCATTGGTGGAGCTATTGGGTTCCCCTGGTTAGATCATATAGCTGCGATAATTATTTCAATTTTCATTATTCACACCGGCTGGGAGATTATGATTGATTCTCTAAAAGTACTTCTGGATGCTGGTATTGAGCCTGAAGTTGCCGCTCGTATCGCCGAAATAATTAGGTCATTTCCGGAAGTTAAAGAAATTAAACGGCTAACAGGTAGGCGCTCGGGTAGATTTAGTTTTGTAGAAGCTGAAATAATACTTGACGTGCGCACCTTGGATGAAGCCCACGAAATCGTAACTATCATGGAAGAAGAAATCTATGACCAGTTTCCAGAAATAGACCGGGTAGTCATCCATTTTGAGCCCCCCAAAATAGAAAAACTGGTAATTGCTATCCCCCTTGACGAAAAAAAGAATTTTTCTGGGCATCTTGCCTGTGCGCCAGCTTTTCTTATCCTTGAAATCGATTGTTCTCAAAAACCTGGAGAAGTAAAAGGAGAATATGTGCTTGAAAATCCTTACTTCAAGGAAGACCGGCACCGGGGTGCCCTTGTAGCAGAATGGTTGAAAGAAAAAGGGGTAAATACATTTATTGTCCCTGTGAAGGAGCCGTCTTGTAAAGGGCTCCTTTATGCCCTTGATTCCCTTGGGATAAAAATTTATTTCAAACCAGAGATCTCATTAGAACAGCTAAAAAAAGATCCTCCTTGCCCAGAAACGTCACACTAA